The following proteins are co-located in the Meriones unguiculatus strain TT.TT164.6M chromosome 4, Bangor_MerUng_6.1, whole genome shotgun sequence genome:
- the Ss18l1 gene encoding calcium-responsive transactivator translates to MSVAFASARPRGKGEVTQQTIQKMLDENHHLIQCILDYQSKGKTAECTQYQQILHRNLVYLATIADSNQNMQSLLPAPPTQNMNLGPGALSQSSSSQGLHPQGSLSDTISTGLPPASLMQGQIGNGPNHVSMQQTAQSTLPTTSMSMSGSSHGTGPGYSHSGPTSQSVPMQGQGAISNYVSRTNINMQSNPVSMMHQQAATSHYNSAQGGSQHYQGQAPIAMMGQGGQGSSMMGQRPMAPYRPSQQGSSQQYLGQEEYYSEQYSHSQGAAEPMSQQYYPDGHGDYAYQQSSYTEQSYDRSFEDSTQHYYEGGNPQYSQQQAGYQQGTAQQQSYSQQQYPNQQSYAGQQQGYGPAQGAPSQYSSYQQGQGQQYGSYRASQTGPSAQQQRPYGYEQGQYGNYQQ, encoded by the exons ATGCTGGACGAGAACCACCACCTGATTCAGTGCATCCTGGACTACCAGAGCAAAGGCAAGACAGCCGAGTGCACCCA GTACCAGCAGATCCTGCACCGGAACCTGGTCTACCTGGCCACCATAGCTGACTCCAACCAGAACATGCAGTCACTGCTTCCTGCG CCACCAACACAGAACATGAACCTGGGCCCCGGAGCACTGAGTCAGAGCAGTTCCAGCCAGGGCCTGCACCCCCAGGGCAGCCTCAGTGataccatcagcacaggcctGCCCCCTGCTTCCCTCATGCAGGGCCAGATTGGTAATG GTCCAAACCACGTGTCCATGCAGCAGACGGCCCAGAGCACACTGCCCACAACCTCCATGAGCATGTCAGGAAGTAGCCATGGTACTGGACCTGGCTACAGCCACTCAGGACCCACCTCGCAGAGTGTCCCCATGCAAGGCCAAGGTGCCATCAGCAACTATGTGTCTCGAACCAACATCAACATGCAGTCCAACCCAG TCTCCATGATGCACCAGCAGGCAGCCACGTCCCACTACAACTCAGCACAGGGAGGGAGCCAGCATTACCAGGGCCAGGCGCCCATTGCCATGATGGGCCAGGGTGGCCAAGGGAGCAGCATGATGGGACAGCGGCCTATGGCACCCTACCGACCATCCCAGCAAG GCTCTTCCCAGCAGTACCTGGGCCAGGAGGAGTACTACAGTGAACAGTACAGCCACAGCCAGGGCGCCGCAGAGCCCATGAGTCAACAGTACTACCCAGACG GCCATGGTGACTATGCCTATCAGCAGTCATCTTACACGGAGCAGAGCTATGACCGCTCATTTGAGGACTCCACACAGCACTACTATGAGGGGG GAAACCCCCAGTACAGTCAGCAGCAGGCGGGGTACCAGCAGGGCACAGCACAGCAGCAGAGCTACTCCCAGCAACAGTACCCCAACCAGCAGAGCTATGCGGGCCAGCAGCAAGGCTATG GCCCTGCCCAGGGAGCCCCCTCACAGTACTCAAGCTACCAGCAAGGACAAGGCCAACAGTATGGAAGCTACAGAGCATCGCAGACAGGACCTTCTGCCCAGCAGCAGAGGCCTTATGGCTATGAGCAG gGTCAATATGGAAATTACCAGCAATAA